The genomic window GGCCGGCGAGTTGGCAGGCGCAATGGCGTTGTCTGCACCGCGTCCACTACCTCAAAACCTGCTCGAGCTGGAGCGTGAGATTACGCTTATGCAGGCTGATGTCGTGAACCAGCTGATGAGTGAAGCCAATATGTCGGCATCAGAGTTTGATGTGATTGGCTTTCATGGTCAGACCGTCGCGCACCGGCCGGATCAGGGCTGGACGCTGCAACTTGGCGACGGATCGCTGATGGCAGCCGAAACCGGCGTCGACGTGGTGAATGACTTTCGGTCTGCAGACATGACCGCAGGAGGCGAGGGGGCGCCCCTGGCGCCGCTATATCATTTGGCCCTTGCCCATGACATGAGCGGCCATCCATTGGCCGTGTTGAATCTTGGCGGGATTGGAAATGTCACCTGGATTGGTCCGAATGACGGCCCAGATCCAGTCGCTTTCGATACAGGTCCTGCGAATGCCCTGATTGATGAATGGGCGCTAGAAAAAATAGGCGAACCATTTGATCACAATGGCGCCCTTGCCAAGGCAGGCACGGTCAACGAGGCCGTGCTGAAAACCATGCTGACCAACGCTTATTTCGACCGCAAGCCGCCAAAATCGCTTGATCGACTGGATTTTTCAGCTGAGGCAGCCGCGGAACTATCAAATGCAGATGGGGCAGCCACATTGGTGGCTTTCACCGTTGAAAGCGTTGCCCGTGCACTGGAGCACCTACCAGAGCCCCCAAAGCAATGGATTGTGGTAGGAGGCGGGCGCCGTAACCCGGTCCTGATGGGCGAACTGGCGCGTCGGCTTGGGGTGCGCGTCATCGCTGCTGAAGAAGCAGGTTGGCGCGGCGATACGCTGGAGGCTGAGGCGTTTGCTTACCTGGCCGTGCGCAATCTCAAGGGATTGCCACTATCGGTGCCCACAACCACCGGGGTTTCCAAGCCGATGACAGGCGGCACGCTACACAAAACCAGCACGCGCGCCGCCTAGGGTCATCTTGGAGGCAGGTAATCAATCCTACTTGCCGTCTTTCTTCGCATCTTTCGCCTGCTGATCTTCAACAAGGCGTCGGTCGAGATAGGTCGCTACCGTATCAAGCATTTGCTTGGAGCCAGTTTCAAAGAAGTGGTTTGCGCCTTTGATGACTTCCTGATCGATAGTGATGCCTTTTTGTGCGCGCAGGCGCTCAACGAGTTTTTCCACATCATCAACCGGCGCCACCTGATCCTGATCACCAGACACGAAGATGCCGGATGACGGGCAGGGGGCAAGGAAGCTGAAATCATAAGAGTTGGCCGGCGGCGCAACAGAGATGAACCCGTCAATCTCCGGGCGACGCATCAACAGCTGCATGCCAATCCAGGCGCCGAACGAGAAGCCGGCGACCCAACAGGTGCGGCTGTCGACATTGTAGGTCTGGAGCCAGTCAAGAGCTGCGGCGGCATCAGACAGCTCACCAATCCCGCCGTCAAAGCCGCCTTGGCTGCGCCCGACACCACGAAAATTGAAGCGCAGCACTGAGAAACCCCGATTAGCGAACATGTAAAACAGTTCGTAGACCGTCTGATTGTTCATCGTGCCGCCGAACTGCGGATGGGGATGCAGAATCAGCGCAATTGGGGAGTTTGGCTTGCCTTGATGGTGGTAGCGGCCTTCGATACGGCCCGCAGGGCCGTTGAAAATCACGTCGGGCATGGATGGTTTACACCGCGGGGTGGCTGATTAAACCAACCTCACAAGGTTGGTATAGAATACCCACATACAAAAAATGCCCATTTTTATGGGCTTTTTCCCGCATCCTTTTCTTGACTAAAACACTCGGGTTTATTATTTCTAGCTCACATAGCGCCAGCTTGATGCTTCTCATAGCATAAGCAGTTATGGCGATTGCAAGCATTCCGCGCGAGGTCAGCGCAGCGGCGCTTGCGGAGGGCCATGTGGGGTCATCACACGGCACTTGAAAATTGGGGGTCATTGGTAGCTCAGCTGCCGCATTGTGTTGGGCACAGATGTGGCCGGTTTGGGATACCTCATCACGGCGATAGTCAAATAATGGCTACGCTGACGGAGAAGACCTTATGAAACTCAGTACCAAAGGCCGGTATGCGGTCATGGCAATGGCGGATCTGGCCCGGTTTGGCGGCAAGAAGCCAGTGTCTCTCGGCGAGATTGCAGGTCGTCAGGAAATTTCACTGTCCTATCTCGAGCAGCTGTTCGCGAAGCTTCGCAGGGCAGGCATCGTGAAAAGCGTGCGCGGTCCGGGCGGCGGCTACCATCTTGCGCGGGATCCGGAAGACATCCAGGTGTCCGACATTATCCTGTCTGTCGATGAGCCAATCAAAGCAACACGCTGCAAGGAGAGTTCCGGCGAAGGATGCCTTGGCAACGGCGCGCGTTGCATTACCCATGATCTGTGGGACGAATTGAGCCGTCAGATACACCTCTTCCTCAGTGAAGTGTCGCTGGGCGACGTAATCCATCGTCGGGTGCTTGGACGCAGTGGCATCTATGAGGACGCTGAAAGTGGCGAGGGATCACAAATCGGGTCCCAGGCATCGCCAACGTCCTCCTCATCCCAACCGGCGCCACAAGCATCCAACTATGCTGGTGCAGTTGCAGCTGGCGAATAGGCGACCAACACGCAGTATTTCCGTTTCAAACTAACAGGACCATTCACCACCTGTGGCACAGGCAACCACATATCTTGATCACAATGCGACGGCGCCACTGCGTCCCGAAGCGCGCGAGGCCATGGTCGCTGCCATGGATGCGCTGGCTGGTGGTGGTAATCCGTCGTCCGTCCATCGGGCGGGCAGGGTGGCGAAGCGTCTTGTGGAAGACGCGCGCGCAAGTGTTGCGTCCCTGGTGGCAGCTGTGCCGGATGAGGTTGTGTTCACATCCGGTGGGACGGAAGCCAACAGCCTTGCAATTACCGGGACATTGGCCTCGGGCGCCGTTGAGCGTTTGATTGTGGTGGCAACGGAACATGCAAGCGTCATAGATACGGCTGCCGCAAGCGGCGTTGACGTCAAGCAGCTTGGCGTTGATTCAGATGGTATGGCCGATATTGCTGCACTTGTTGACGACCTGCAGACAGATACGCGGCCGGCCCTTGTATGTGTAATGGCGTCAAACAACGAGACGGGTGCCGTTCAACCCGTCCTGCAGATCACCCAATGTGTCAAAGAGGCTGGTGGTCGTGTGCACGTGGACGCCGTCCAGCATGTGGGCAAATTGCCTCTGTCTCCTTTGGGTGGTGCGCATACAATGGCAATTTCCGCCCACAAGATAGGCGGCCCGCAAGGCGTCGGTGCGTTGGTTGTGCGTGGCAAGGGACGTGTCGAGCCAATGCTTCGCGGCGGCGGGCAAGAGTTGCGCCGCCGTGCTGGCACAGAAAATGTTGTCGGAATTGCCGGCTTTGGTGCTGCTGCAGACAAAGCAGCAGAAAGTCAGGCGCAGCTTCAGGCCCTGGCCCCCTTGCGTGATGAACTGGAAGCACGCGCTCTACAAATCGCTGATGCCACAGGTCATGTGGGTGCGGTGATCTGCCCTGCGGCAGAGCGGTTGCCAAACACCAGTTGCATTGCATTTGATGGAGTGAAAGCGGAAACGCTTTTGATGGCGCTCGACCTCGGTGGGGTCTGTGTCAGTTCCGGCTCAGCGTGCTCATCGGGCAAAGTGGCGCGCAGTCATGTGCTTGAAGCCATGGGCATCAATGAAAGCCGCGCAGGTGGAGCAATCCGCGTGTCCATGGGATGGAATACGACCGATCAGGATGTTGAACGGTTTTGTTCCGCTCTCGAGCAGGCTTTGAAGAGAATTCGCCCCGCTGATGCGGGTCATGTTTCCAGCGAGGGCCACGCGGTCCGAACTGCAGGTGAGTAGGTAAGGGTATGGCAGCGGTTCAAGAAACAGTGCGTGACGTCGAAGGCCTCGGCCAGGGCGACAAGTACAAATATGGTTTCTATACGGACATTGAGAGCGACAAGGCTCCCAAGGGTCTGAATGAGGACACAGTTCGGTTCATCTCGGCCAAAAAGGGCGAGCCCGAATGGATGCTTGAGTACCGCCTAGAAGCCTTCCGCCGTTGGCTGGAAATGGAAGAACCCGACTGGGCCAAGGTCAACTATCCAAAAATCGACTATCAGGACTACTACTACTACTCCGCACCCAAGAGTCAGGGTGACGGCCCAAAGAGTCTGGATGAAGTCGATCCTGAACTCCTGCGCACCTATGAGAAGCTCGGGATTCCATTGAACGAGCAAAAGATGCTCGCGGGCGTTGCTGTTGATGCCGTGTTCGACAGTGTGTCCGTGGTTACAACATTCAAAGAGAAACTGTCTGAGGCTGGCGTGGTATTCTGCCCAATCTCAGAGGCCGTACATTCTCATCCAGAATTGGTGAAAGAGTATCTCGGCAGTGTTGTGCCCGCGACAGACAACTATTTTGCCGCTCTGAACGCCGCAGTGTTCTCTGACGGGTCGTTTGTATACATCCCCAAGGGTGTTCGCTGCCCGATGGAGCTGTCGACCTATTTCCGCATCAACGAACGCGACACGGGGCAGTTTGAGCGCACCCTGATCATCGCTGATGAAGGCTCGTATGTGAGCTACCTGGAAGGCTGCACCGCCCCCATGCGGGACGAACACCAGCTCCATGCTGCGGTGGTGGAGCTTGTCACTCACCATGATGCTGAAATCAAATACTCGACAGTGCAGAACTGGTACCCGGGCGATGAAGACGGCAAGGGTGGTATCTTCAATTTTGTGACCAAGCGCGGAGACTGCCGCGGAGACAACTCAAAGATCTCCTGGACGCAGGTCGAAACCGGCTCCGCAGTAACCTGGAAATATCCAAGCTGCGTGTTACGTGGAGACAACTCGTCTGGCGAGTTTTACTCCATCGCCATTTCAAATGGCGCGCAGCAGGTCGACTCCGGGACCAAGATGATCCATCTGGGCAAGAACACGAAGAGCCGGATCATTTCGAAAGGTATCTCCGCGGGAAAATCGTCCAACGCCTATCGTGGCCTGGTGAGCATTTATCCGTCTGCTGAAGACGCACGCAATTTCACTCAGTGTGACAGTCTGCTGATTGGGGACAGATGCTCGGCCCACACAGTGCCGTACATCGAAAGCCGCAACCCGACGGCCGTGCTTGAGCATGAAGCCACCACATCGAAGCTGTCGGAAGATCAGCTCTTCTACTGTCAGGCCCGCGGCCTGCCGGAAGAAGAAGCCGTCGCGCTTCTCGTCAACGGCTTCTGCCGTGAAGTGCTGCAGCAACTGCCGATGGAATTTGCCGTAGAAGCTCAAAAGCTGGTGGGTATCTCCCTTGAAGGGAGCGTCGGCTAATGAACATGGGTACCTGGATTGCCATCGGCACTGGAGTTGGCGTCGCCATAGGCGTGGCAACGGATGAACTCAGCACCTGGATTGCAGTAGGGGTCGGCATCGGCGTTGCGTTGGGCGCCACCACATTTTTGCGTAATACGGATAATTAGAATGCTTGAAATCAAAGACCTGCATGTTGAAGTCGGCGGCAAGGAAATCCTGAAAGGGATCAACCTCACCCTTAATCCCGGTGAGGTGCACGCAGTCATGGGCCCCAACGGCTCTGGCAAGTCAACGCTGTCCTACACGCTGGCCGGCCGGTCCGGCTATGAGGTGACTGGCGGCTCAATCCTTTTCAATGGCAAGGACCTGACTGAACTTGAGCCCAATGAGCGTGCCGCTGCAGGTGTGTTCCTCGCGTTTCAGTATCCAACAGAAGTGCCCGGCGTCACCACGATGACGTTCCTTAAAACGGCTCTAAACGCTGTGCGGGTTGCGCGGGGTGAAGACGAGTTGGATGCGGTCAGGTTCCTCAAGCTGGTACGTGAGAAAGCCAAGGCCCTGAACATCACCGATGACATGCTGAAGCGTCCGCTCAATGTCGGCTTCTCCGGTGGCGAGAAGAAGCGTGCTGAGACACTGCAAATGGCTCTGCTCGAGCCGACATTTGCGGTGCTTGATGAAACAGACTCAGGCCTCGACGTCGATGCGATGCGTGTTGTCGCTGAGGGTGTAAACGCATTGCGCTCACCCGAGCGCTCCATGCTGGTGATTACTCACTATCAACGGTTGCTCGATCACATCGTCCCTGACCATGTGCACATTCTGGCAGGCGGCAAGATTGTTAAATCTGGTCCCAAGGAACTGGCGCGAGAAGTCGAAGAATCCGGTTACGCAGATATCAAGAGCGACGCGGCTTAGTCATGGCGAGAGTAGCAGTTGAGCCTTTGGATATCGAAACCGGCCTAGTGGACGACCACGCGGCAGCAGCAAAGGTGCTGCCCGGCGCGGCGCACCAAGCCAGTGCCCGATCCAAAGCCATCGAGGCGTTTGCGGTTGAAGGATTGCCGAACAGGCGGCTTGAAGAATATCGCTACTTCGATCTGCGTCAGATGTTGGCCAAGGCAGGCCCACTTGCCGTCACCCCGGCAGCGTCCAGCGTTGACACCACGGACTCTGCCACGGGCCTCTTTGCTGAGTTGGACAGGCACGTCGCTGTTTTCATCAACGGTCGATTTGATGCGGCGCGCTCCTCCTTCGATGGTTTGCCTGATGGTGTTGAGCTTTTGAGCTACTCAGAGGCTCTGAATAGTGAAGCTGCCTGGGTATCTGAGGCGCTGGAGTCTTCCATTGCACCTCAGGATGCCGTTACCACTCTAAATGCGGCATACGCGATTGATGGCATCGTAATTCGGGTGTCGGCGGGTGTGAAAGTCCATAAGCCAATTGAGGTTCAATGGCGTGCGGTTGGCGACGTCAGTACACATTTCCACACGCGCAGCCTTGTCGTCCTCGAAGAGGGCGCGCAGCTGACATTGCTTGAAACCCGCGGCGACGATAAGCGGGCACCTGTCTTTGCCACGGGAGCCTTGCGGCTTGTAATCGGCGATGATGCATCGTTGCGCCATGCCGCCGTATATGCAGATGGCGATGATGTTGTTCGTGTTGGAAAAAAGTCGGTCACCCTTGGCAAGGCGTCAAACTACGAAACGCTTGGTCTTGCCGTTGGCACGGGGAAAGCTCGCACCGATGAGCACGTTCATTTTGCCGGTGAAAACACAAAGGCAAGTATCAATGGGCTATCCCTGCTGCGCGATAGAGCAGTGATGGACAACACTTTGTTCGTCGATCATGCGGTACCCAATTGCGAAAGCGAAGAGACCTTTCGTTCGGTCCTGGACGACGCGTCACGCGGCGTTTTTCAGGGGTCTATCCTGGTGCGTAAGGACGCCCAGAAAATTGACTCACAGATGCAGGCTCGAGCATTGCTCCTTTCCCGCAAGGCTGAAATGGATGCAAAGCCGATGTTGGAAATTTACGCCGATGACGTGATTTGTGCGCACGGGTCCGCGATCGGTGAGCCGGATCAAAACGCCATTTTCTATCTGATGAGCCGTGGTATCGATGAGAATACCGCACGCGCGTTGCTTGTGGCCGGCTTCCTGGATGATGTGGTGGATGGCTTCGACGACGGTGCGATTGCCGTTGCTCTCAAGATGCTGCTGGCGGAGCGCCTTGGCGCGCCGAAAGATACGGCACAAGGGGCATCTATATGAGCGAAGCCGCAACCATTTCCAGTCTGGCACCGCATAACGAACCGGCATTTGACGTAGAGCGTGTGCGCGCGGATTTCCCGATCCTCTCTCGGGAGATTTACGGCAAACCACTTGTCTATTTGGACAATGCAGCCTCGGCGCAAAAGCCCGTGCAAGTGTTGGATGCCATCCGCGACGCTTATGCCAATGACTACGCCAATGTCCATCGTGGTCTGCATTATCTGGCAAATGCGTCCACGCAGGCCTTTGAAGGCGCGCGAGAAAAAGTGCGGGCGCTGCTAAATGCGCCAACAACTGATGAAATCATTTTCACCAAAGGTGGAACCGAGGCCATGAATCTTGTGGCGCAGGGGTACCTGCAGCCGATCATTCAGCCTGGTGATGAGATTGTTATCTCGATGATGGAGCACCACTCCAACATCGTGCCATGGCACTTCCTGAGGGAGCGTCAGGGGGCAGTCCTGAAATGGGTTCCTGTGCTGGATGATGGATCGCTGGATATGGCTGCTTTTGAAGCAGCCCTTGGTCCCAAAACGAAACTCGTGTCCATGACGCACATGTCAAATGTGTTGGGCAGCGTGGTGGATGCCAAGAAAATCACTGACATGGCGCATGCCCATGGCGCCGCCGTTCTTATTGACGGGTGCCAAGGCGCTGTTCACATGGACGTGGATGTCCAGGCGATCGGGTGCGATTTTTATGTGATGACCGGACACAAGCTTTACGGTCCGACTGGCATCGGTGCGCTCTACGGCAGGGCCGAATTGCTGGCAGAGATGCAGCCTTATCAGGGCGGTGGTGAAATGATCCGTGAAGTCCACATGGATGAAATCACCTATGGGGACGCCCCGCACAAGTTTGAAGCGGGAACACCTCCGATTGTGCAGGCGATTGGACTTGGTGCAGCAATTGACTATGTGAACGACGTTGGCCGTGCGGCGGCCCGGGCGCACGAGGCAGATTTGATTGCCTATGCAACGGCACAGGTCCAGGACCTCAACTGGATTACAATTCACGGCACTATGCCGGGCAAAGGTGCGATCATGTCATTCTCAATGGAAGGCGCGCATCCGCATGATGTTGCAACCATCATTGACCGGTCCGGGATTGCGATCAGGGCCGGGCAGCACTGTGCTGAACCACTGATGGCCCACCTCGGTGTGCCTGGCACTGCGCGCGCCTCGTTCGCCATGTACAATACACGTGCAGATGTTGACGCGTTTGTTGTGGCGCTCGAGAAGGCGCGGGAGTTTCTTGGGTAATGGATGAACTCATGACTGAAACACAGACAGAAGCCGTGGAACCTGCCAGCAATGAGGCGCGGGTCAATGGCTCAGCCATCCCTCAGGGTGAGCTGGACATGCTGACCGACGACCTGATCGGCGCAATCAAGACCGTCTATGATCCCGAGATCCCGGTAGACATCTATGAGCTTGGCCTGATTTACAAAATTGATGTCTCAGATGACCGGGATATTGAGGTGGACATGACACTTACGGCACCAGGCTGCCCCGTCGCAGGTGAAATGCCCCAATGGGTGAGTGACGCAATCAGTTCCGTCGATGGCGTGGGCGATGTGAAAGTGAACCTTGTTTTTGACCCTCCTTGGACGCCAGAACGGATGTCAGATGAGGCAAGAGTTGCGCTCAACATGTTTTGACCTTGGCGGAGGGCGCCTTGAAGTGACGCCCCTCGATAAGCACATGTTAGGGTGTACCGAAGAGAGTAGAGAGATGGCAGGACAAGTAATAACGCTGACAGATACAGCCGCGGAACGGATCAAGGCAATTATCGACCGATCCGATGAGCCGATTGTGGGCGTGCGTCTTGGTCTTGAGAATGCGGGCTGTGCGGGTATGGCCTACAAACTGGATTACGCCACAGAAACAGCGCCATTGGACGAAGTGGTGGAGGACAAGGGCGTCAAGATTTTGATTGATGCCAAGTCCATCCTGTTCCTGTTAGGCATGGAAATGGACTACGAAGAGACCAAGCTTCGGTCGGGCTTTGTGTTCAACAATCCCAATCAGACGGACGCTTGCGGTTGCGGTGAAAGCGTAACGCTCACTCCGGCTAAAGCGCCTGTTGCCGAAGAACGGCCCTCGACCTAGGGCGCGCTTTGCGGCAGTTTAGCCGCCATGGCCGTATCGAACGAATACACCCAATTTCTCATTGAGATGCTGGTTCCACTGGGGCCGGTGAAGTCGCGCCGGATGTTTGGTGGATCCGGGCTCTTTGCGGACGGGTTGATGTTCGGGCTGATCGCAAATGAGATTTTATATCTGAAGGTTGATGAACAGAACCAACCAGCCTTCGAAGCAGAAGGGATGGACCCCTTCACCTATGAGACGAAGGCAGGCAAACGCGGTGTAATGTCTTACTGGCAGGCACCGGAACGGTTGTTCGATGAGCCGGATGAGTTTGTTGCGTGGGCGCGTGATGCGGTTAGCGTGGCCTTGCGTGCAGATGCAGCCAAGCCACCATCCCAGCGCAAAGGGCCCGGCGCGCCGCCCAAACAAAAGAAACCGCGGACCAAGCGCTCTGCGGTGAAAAAAAGGGCCTCAAAGAAAAAGGCGGCAGGGTCATAAGACCCGCCGCCTTTTGCTCGTGTGCTGCAAAAATCTAGTTGCCCTTGAATTCGGCAGGACGCTTCTCCAGAAAAGCCTTCACGCCTTCCTTGAAGTCGTCGGTGCGGCCCGCCTCACGTTGCAGCCAGCGTTCCTTGTCGAGCTGCTCTTCGTACGTATTGTCGAAGCTATCGGCATAAGCTTCGCGGATAAGACCAAGCGTGCGTGTTGGTCCGGATGCTAAGTCCTTCGCCATCTTCATTGCTTCACCAATCAGCGCATCGTCTTCATACACCCGGTTAATGAGACCCCAGCTAAGAGCTGTATCGGCTGGAAGCTTTTCGCCGAGGAGAGAAAGTTCCTTGGCGCGCGCAACGCCAATGAGACGCGGCAGCAGGTAGGTGGAGCCGCCATCTGGTACCAGTCCAATGCGACGGAAGGCCTGCAGGAAATACGAAGACTTTGCGGCAAGAACCATGTCCCCCATCAGCGCAAAACTCATGCCGACCCCGGCAGCAGGACCATTCACCGCGGTGACAAAGGGCATTTTCAGTTTGCGAATTTTGCGCAGAATTGGGTGATACTTTTGCTCCAGCGCCTGGCCGGCATCTGGCTGAGCATTGGAGCGTTGCTCGCCGGGCCGTTCACCCGGGCGGCCACCAGCCAAATTGGCACCGGCGCAAAAACCGCGGCCTTCGCCGGTCATGACGACGCAACGCACGCCATTATCCGGTGTGTCAATCCATTCCAGCGCGTCCGCAAGGCCTTCAAGCATGTCGGGTGACACGGCATTGAGGGCCTTTGGATCATTCAGGGTAAGGATGGCAACGTCGCCATCCATATCAACTTTGACTTTATTGAATTCCATGAAGTCTCTCCCGGTTGTCGAGTTTTGTTGGCGCTGTTAGCGCGAGAAATTCGGAGCGCGTTTCTCCATGAATGCCGAGACGCCCTCAGTGAAATTTGGGTGGTTGCCGCGCTTGCGCTGGGTTTCTTTTTCAAGGTCGAGCTGGGCGTTGAGATCGTTGTCAAACGTCACATCAAGTACCTGCTTGATATCACCAAAGGCTTCCGTAGGACCTGCCGCCAACTTCTCAGCATAGGCCATCGCTTCAGCCATCAGTTTGTCGTCATCAACACAAGCCCAGATAAGGCCCCAGTCTGCCGCTTGTTCCGCTGAAAGTTTGTCACCGCTCATGGCAAGTGCTCTGGTGCGAGCCTGGCCGATCAGGCGTGGCATAAAGTATGTCACGCCGCAGTCGGGAACGAGAGCGAGCTTGGGGCCAAACACCTGCACAAAGCTCGCAGAACGAGCAGCGAATACAACATCGCCGGCCAGCGCGAGGCCAACTCCGCCGCCGGCTGTCATACCATTTACGGCACAGACAACGGGCTTTGGCAGTTCCGCGAGTTCGCGGATCATCGGGTTGAAGCCGATTTCCATACTATGGGCCACACCGTCACCGATTGTTGCTGAGGCGGGAGGCGTGAAGCCCGCTGTCAGATCTGCACCTGCACAAAACCCGCGACCCGCACCAGTAATCACCAATGCGCCAATGTCTGCATCATCGCGTGTCTGTCGGATGGCAGTGCGCACCTCGTCCAGCAGTTGAGGGTTCATGCTGTTGAGCACGTCAGGGCGATTCAGCGTAACAACCGCTACGCCGGTATCGTGCTTTTCGAAGGTAATCATGTCCATTGCAGGCCGCCTCGCAGTATTGATTTGCGAGCGACAATACCGGCCCTGCGGTCACCGTCAAACGGCAGAATACGCCAATGCCAATAGACACAACGGCAAGATGCATCACGCCGTTTGTGCGGGGCAGTGTTACGTAGGGGTTGGCTTGCTTTTCTGAAGGATGTGGGCCGGATGCCTAGCTGGCAATCGCTTCTAGGTCAGCGTCGACTTCCCACTTCACCTGGTTGCGACCTGCATGTTTGGCAGAATAAAGACATGCATCAGCCCGCTTGATAAGGTCGGAAATGCTCTCTCCGGGTGCGAACAGGGCTGCACCAAATGACATTGTTACAGCACCCAGGTTTTCACCCGTTGATTTCTTGACCAGTTCTTTGCTCTCAATGGTGCGCCGTACTTCATCAGCAAGCTTAACGCCGGCAGTCAGATCGACATCGGGCAAAATGAGGGCAAATTCCTCGCCGCCATAGCGCGCGGGCTTGAGAGGATCTTTGACGTGGTGGCGCATGCACTGCGCAACCAGCTTGAGCACCTGGTCTCCGGTTTGATGACCATAGGTGTCGTTGAACTTCTTGAAGTGATCAATGTCACCGAGGACAAGCGTGAAGGGCGTACCTGCTTCTGCGGCTTTTTCCATGGAAGCAGCAACGCTGTCATCGAAATTGCGACGATTGGGCAGGCCAGTCAGCTGGTCGGTCAGGGCCTCGGTGCGGATTTCTTCCATGTTCGTGCGCAGTTGTGTGACTTCCGCCTTGCTCTCGTGCAGACGTTCTTCCAGCTGCTTGCTGCGCGTTTCCATCGTGCGGGTCGCCGTGACAAGCGTTTCCATCAGCACGCGAACTTCGGCGGGAGACCGCTCTGTGTCGAGCGCTGCGCTCACATCATTCAGCGAGTCGCCATATGCACCAGTGTCCTTTGTGGCGGATTCCAACATTGCCATCACACCAGACAACTCGTCTTCCAACTTGCCGCCCATCTCCAGAATGGCGGTGTCATTGTTTGCTGGCGTCATATGCTTGGTGCGAATTTTCTCCAGGTGCTCAGCATCAAGGCTGTCACCTGCGTCATCTATTTTTTCAATCTCTCGATTGAGACTCGGGTTTGCACCGGTGGCGTGGGTGTACCAGAGCTCGTAGTTTTCCGGCGTGGGTTCAATCGCGCGCGAATCCATCTCAGAAATGGCCTTTTCAGCCAGAGCTCTTGGATCAATCATGGTGCTCGCGTCGGTCACGTGGAAACCCCCGAAAAAAACTCAGTGCCGCGCGATGTTGCGCGGCTAAATCTTCAAACCCGGTGCGGTGCGAGCTTCTGTGCCAAATGCCAGCTCGCCCACGCACCCTTGAATGAGCGCATTCTCCAGCAAGACCGCTTAAAGCCGCGTTAAATGCTCACCCATCCAAAAATCACGCAATGGGTGAAAAAGGTTGCGGATATACGCGAAAACGGCTGGTTCTCGCCAGTTGCTGTTTGTCGCGCTATAGTCCGCCACATGAAGCTGACATGTGCTTGTGGCGAAAGGGTTTTTCGCGAGATGCATAGGTTGGCCCACCCTGTGATCCTGCCAAACATCAAAGTATGAAAGTTGGCAGTCTCGATCGGACGCATAAATCATCGGAGCCCCAGGTTGACGGTGCTCTGAACCAAGGTGAGGAAACACTTATGAGCGTTATGGAATCAACGCCGGAAACTTCAAGCCCGGACGCTGTTTCAGACGGCATTCGCGCCATTCTGGATCGCCAGAAAAAGGCCCA from Candidatus Phaeomarinobacter ectocarpi includes these protein-coding regions:
- a CDS encoding cysteine desulfurase family protein translates to MAQATTYLDHNATAPLRPEAREAMVAAMDALAGGGNPSSVHRAGRVAKRLVEDARASVASLVAAVPDEVVFTSGGTEANSLAITGTLASGAVERLIVVATEHASVIDTAAASGVDVKQLGVDSDGMADIAALVDDLQTDTRPALVCVMASNNETGAVQPVLQITQCVKEAGGRVHVDAVQHVGKLPLSPLGGAHTMAISAHKIGGPQGVGALVVRGKGRVEPMLRGGGQELRRRAGTENVVGIAGFGAAADKAAESQAQLQALAPLRDELEARALQIADATGHVGAVICPAAERLPNTSCIAFDGVKAETLLMALDLGGVCVSSGSACSSGKVARSHVLEAMGINESRAGGAIRVSMGWNTTDQDVERFCSALEQALKRIRPADAGHVSSEGHAVRTAGE
- a CDS encoding Rrf2 family transcriptional regulator, with the protein product MKLSTKGRYAVMAMADLARFGGKKPVSLGEIAGRQEISLSYLEQLFAKLRRAGIVKSVRGPGGGYHLARDPEDIQVSDIILSVDEPIKATRCKESSGEGCLGNGARCITHDLWDELSRQIHLFLSEVSLGDVIHRRVLGRSGIYEDAESGEGSQIGSQASPTSSSSQPAPQASNYAGAVAAGE
- the sufC gene encoding Fe-S cluster assembly ATPase SufC; its protein translation is MLEIKDLHVEVGGKEILKGINLTLNPGEVHAVMGPNGSGKSTLSYTLAGRSGYEVTGGSILFNGKDLTELEPNERAAAGVFLAFQYPTEVPGVTTMTFLKTALNAVRVARGEDELDAVRFLKLVREKAKALNITDDMLKRPLNVGFSGGEKKRAETLQMALLEPTFAVLDETDSGLDVDAMRVVAEGVNALRSPERSMLVITHYQRLLDHIVPDHVHILAGGKIVKSGPKELAREVEESGYADIKSDAA
- the sufB gene encoding Fe-S cluster assembly protein SufB — translated: MAAVQETVRDVEGLGQGDKYKYGFYTDIESDKAPKGLNEDTVRFISAKKGEPEWMLEYRLEAFRRWLEMEEPDWAKVNYPKIDYQDYYYYSAPKSQGDGPKSLDEVDPELLRTYEKLGIPLNEQKMLAGVAVDAVFDSVSVVTTFKEKLSEAGVVFCPISEAVHSHPELVKEYLGSVVPATDNYFAALNAAVFSDGSFVYIPKGVRCPMELSTYFRINERDTGQFERTLIIADEGSYVSYLEGCTAPMRDEHQLHAAVVELVTHHDAEIKYSTVQNWYPGDEDGKGGIFNFVTKRGDCRGDNSKISWTQVETGSAVTWKYPSCVLRGDNSSGEFYSIAISNGAQQVDSGTKMIHLGKNTKSRIISKGISAGKSSNAYRGLVSIYPSAEDARNFTQCDSLLIGDRCSAHTVPYIESRNPTAVLEHEATTSKLSEDQLFYCQARGLPEEEAVALLVNGFCREVLQQLPMEFAVEAQKLVGISLEGSVG
- a CDS encoding alpha/beta hydrolase encodes the protein MPDVIFNGPAGRIEGRYHHQGKPNSPIALILHPHPQFGGTMNNQTVYELFYMFANRGFSVLRFNFRGVGRSQGGFDGGIGELSDAAAALDWLQTYNVDSRTCWVAGFSFGAWIGMQLLMRRPEIDGFISVAPPANSYDFSFLAPCPSSGIFVSGDQDQVAPVDDVEKLVERLRAQKGITIDQEVIKGANHFFETGSKQMLDTVATYLDRRLVEDQQAKDAKKDGK
- a CDS encoding anhydro-N-acetylmuramic acid kinase, whose product is MSDANQLHKAIGLMSGTSMDAVDAAIVTTDGYSHVEAGPSLAVPYPRALRDRVAGELAGAMALSAPRPLPQNLLELEREITLMQADVVNQLMSEANMSASEFDVIGFHGQTVAHRPDQGWTLQLGDGSLMAAETGVDVVNDFRSADMTAGGEGAPLAPLYHLALAHDMSGHPLAVLNLGGIGNVTWIGPNDGPDPVAFDTGPANALIDEWALEKIGEPFDHNGALAKAGTVNEAVLKTMLTNAYFDRKPPKSLDRLDFSAEAAAELSNADGAATLVAFTVESVARALEHLPEPPKQWIVVGGGRRNPVLMGELARRLGVRVIAAEEAGWRGDTLEAEAFAYLAVRNLKGLPLSVPTTTGVSKPMTGGTLHKTSTRAA